The sequence TCACTGAAGATGTCACGGTGGGGTGTAACATTCCCCTTTGGGGGCTGGCGTGGCATGCTGGCGATCACATCTTGCTGTCAGACTGCGAACACCCTGGTGTGATCGCTGCCGTACAGGAAATCTGCCGTCGGTTTGGCGTCACCTACAGCACCTGCCCTTTGCTGGAAACCGTCAACGGTGGCGATCCGGCGGCGGTAGTGGCCCAGCATCTGCAACCCAACACCCGGCTGTTGGTGATTAGCCACATTTTTTGGAATACAGGCCAGGTGCTGCCGCTGTCGGCCATTGTGGCAGCCTGTAGCGATCGCCCCCAACCCGTGCTCACCCTGGTAGATGCGGCCCAGTCGGTTGGCTCATTGCCCCTAGATTTGCCTGCCCTTGGTGTCGATTTCTATGCCTTTACCGGCCACAAGTGGTGGTGTGGCGCAGCCGGTCTGGGAGGCCTTTACATCCGCCCAGAGGCCATGGCGCAGATGGCTCCGACCTTTATTGGCTGGCGGGGCATTGCCACCGATGCCGCTGCCAACCCCACTGGCTGGAAGCCCAATGCCCAGCGCTATGAGGTGGCCACCTCTAACTACCCGCTGCTGGCGGGGTTGCGAACTGCGATCGCCCATCAGACTGAATGGGGCACTGCTGCCCAGCGATACCAGCGCCTGGTAGACCTCAGCCAGCGGCTGTGGTCACAGCTGCAAGAACTGCCTGAGATTTGCCCGGTGCGGCAAACCCCGCCCGATTCTGGCCTAGTCTCGTTTTGGGTTTTGGAGAACGGTCAACCTTCCCCAGCCTGGCACAAGCGGCTGGTGGATGAGCTAGAAACCCAGGGCGTGTTTTTGCGCACTCTACAAGCGCCCAACTGTGTGCGAGCCTGCACCCACTACCTGACGCTGGAGTCGGAGGTAGACGAACTGGTAGAAAGCCTCAAAACTACGCTGCAAAGGGGGCTGAGCTAACGATCCCAGGGTTCTAGCCGCGTTCTTGGCTGCAACCCATCAGCTCGGAGCAGAACCCTGGGATCTGAGGTTCCTAACTACTTCAGCAACACCCGGTTTTGGTCAGAATTACCATCTAGGTGTCTACGCTCTGGGCTGTGGGCGATCGCGACGATGATCAACCTGCCCTGCCTGCTGGCGCTGAGTCTGTGAGGTTGGTTGTAGTAAATATAGCCATGATCACCTGGGTTAGGACATCCAGAAGCCCTAAGAACGTTTGAACGTTCAAACGTTCTTAAAGGAGATGTCTTGATTAGGCTGACCACAGCTATGGTAATTTTTTTAACCTAATCAATCTCTGGGTAGATTTGAGCTGACGTATTCCTATGCTAATCGTCTTTACAGAGACCCTAGGCAGCTAAGTTTACACCCACTCCTGAAGTATCGTTCCTCTATGCTTAAACCGTTCTCAACAGAGGGATCGATGCGACTGGCAGACTTTATTCTGGGGAACGTCGAGCCGATCTTGGCAGAATGGGAAATGTTTGCGCGCAGCCTCGAGTCTGGGGCAAAGATGACCAAGCCCGCCCTGCGGGACGATGCCGAAGCGATGCTGCGGGCAACCGCACGGGATATGCAAGTCGGCCAAAGCTCTGCGCAGCAGGTAAGCAAGTCTAAGGGGCACGGTGGCGCTGGCGGCGGCGCGAGCAACCCGCTCGACCACGCCTCGGTACGGCACGGTGTGGCCCGTGTGGGCTCAGGATTTGACATTGTGGAGGTCGTCGCTGAATACCGCGCCCTGCGCGCCAGCGTGCTCCGCCTGTGGTACCTTAGCGACCCGCAGCTCGACCTCAGTGCCATCGACGACATCACCCGCTTCAACGAGTCGCTCGATCAATCTCTTGCAGAGGCCGTCGGCAGCTACACCAGCCGTGTCGATCAGTCGCGCCGCATGTTTCTGGCTATTCTCGGCCACGACCTACGCAACCCGCTGAACTGCATCAGCATGGCCGCTCAACTGGTTTCGCGCACCACAGCCGCAGGCCCTGGCTCTGCCAGAGCGCTGGCGATGATCCAGACGAACACGCAGGCGATCACGCGGTTGATTAGCGACTTGATCGATTTCGCGTCGACAGGGCTAGGCAGCGCGATGCCGCTGACGTGCGGTCCGGTTGATTTGGAAGAACTTTGCTGCAAAGTCTGCGACGAATTTTGCCTTGCCTACCCGCAGCGCACGCTGCGCTTTCATCCAAACGGCGACCTCACAGGTGACTGGGATGCGGCCCGACTGCGCCAGGTTGTCTCTAACCTGATAGGCAACGCCCTGCAGCACGGGGCAACTGAAAGGCCAGTTGACTTATCGATCTCTTCAAATACATCAACCGTAGTCTTGAGCGTGCATAACGAAGGGCCGCCGATTCCGCCAGAGATGCTGGCCACGATCTTTGATCCGCTCATGCGCCATACCCTGCCAGAATCGACAGCGCAGCGGGTGCCAGGTAGCATTGGCCTGGGGTTGTACATTGTGCGCGAGATTGTCGTTGCTCACGGGGGTACGGTAGAGGTTGTCTCGACGGCGCAGGCAGGCACCACTTTTACCGTTCGTATGCCGCGATCGCACCCTGAAGACAACTCTCATGTCGACGCTCCAGCCGCGAGATAACCCACCGCTGGAGCGAACCGTCAGGCGGGTTTATTGGCTCCTACCAACGATCTTTGCCCATACGCTGCTGCCACTGACAACCATGGCAGAGCCTAATGCCGCAGTGTTGGCTCCACCGACCCGCTAAAATTGATCATGTCTGGCCCTAATTGCGTCACCCATTGAGTAGCCGCCTGCATGAACGCTTCTGTAGAGTTTTTAGATGAATACGATGTCGTCGTCGTGGGGGCGGGCCACTCTGGCTGTGAAGCAGCCCTGGCCTCGGCGCGGCTAGGCTGCCGCACGTTGCTAATTACCCTCAACCTCGACAAAATTGCCTGGCAGCCCTGTAACCCTGCCGTTGGTGGCCCCGCCAAGTCGCAGCTCACCCACGAGGTCGATGCCTTAGGGGGCGAAATTGGCAAAATGGCCGATCGCACCTACCTACAAAAGCGCGTGCTCAATAGCTCACGCGGTCCCGCCGTGTGGGCCTTGCGGGCGCAGACCGACAAGCGTGAATACGCCACCGTGATGAAAACCATCGTCGAAAACCAGGAAAATCTGGTGATCCGCGAGGGCATGGTGACCGACCTGGTGCTCGGCCCCAACGACGAAGTCATCGGGGTTGAAACCTACTTTGGTATGGCTTTTAAGTGCAAAGCTGTAATTTTGACCACCGGCACC is a genomic window of Nodosilinea sp. E11 containing:
- a CDS encoding aminotransferase class V-fold PLP-dependent enzyme translates to MSNSLSNPSVDSLVAHRQQFPALVGKQYFNYGGQGPMAQATLEAIFQAHRQIQAVGPFSGAANQWISAEAAQTRAAIASELNTTADTIALTEDVTVGCNIPLWGLAWHAGDHILLSDCEHPGVIAAVQEICRRFGVTYSTCPLLETVNGGDPAAVVAQHLQPNTRLLVISHIFWNTGQVLPLSAIVAACSDRPQPVLTLVDAAQSVGSLPLDLPALGVDFYAFTGHKWWCGAAGLGGLYIRPEAMAQMAPTFIGWRGIATDAAANPTGWKPNAQRYEVATSNYPLLAGLRTAIAHQTEWGTAAQRYQRLVDLSQRLWSQLQELPEICPVRQTPPDSGLVSFWVLENGQPSPAWHKRLVDELETQGVFLRTLQAPNCVRACTHYLTLESEVDELVESLKTTLQRGLS
- a CDS encoding HAMP domain-containing sensor histidine kinase, producing MGSGFDIVEVVAEYRALRASVLRLWYLSDPQLDLSAIDDITRFNESLDQSLAEAVGSYTSRVDQSRRMFLAILGHDLRNPLNCISMAAQLVSRTTAAGPGSARALAMIQTNTQAITRLISDLIDFASTGLGSAMPLTCGPVDLEELCCKVCDEFCLAYPQRTLRFHPNGDLTGDWDAARLRQVVSNLIGNALQHGATERPVDLSISSNTSTVVLSVHNEGPPIPPEMLATIFDPLMRHTLPESTAQRVPGSIGLGLYIVREIVVAHGGTVEVVSTAQAGTTFTVRMPRSHPEDNSHVDAPAAR